Part of the Undibacter mobilis genome is shown below.
ATCTGGAAGCCAACGGTGTAGCAGGGGTTCAGGCTGGTCGCTGGTTCCTGGAAGATCATCGCCATGTCTTTGCCGACGATCTTGCGGCGCTGCGCATCGCTCAAGGTGAGAATATTCCGGCCTTCGACGTCCAACCTGTCGGCGCGCACGATGCCGGGGTAGGGCACCAGCCCCATCGCGGCCAGCATGGCGACGCTCTTGCCGGAGCCGGATTCGCCGACAATGCCCAGCACTTCACCCTGCTCGACCTTGAACGAGACGCCGTCGACTGCGCGCAGCAGACCCTGCGACGAGGGAAATTCGACCACCAGATTTTCGATCTCGATTGCGGCCATCACGTCACCGCTTCAGCTTGGGATCGAGGGCATCGCGCAGGCCGTCGCCGAGCAGGTTGAAGGCGAGCACGGTGATCAGGATCATGATGCCGGGGAAGGTGACCACCCACCAGGCGCGCAGCACGAATTCGCGGGCGTCGGCAAGCATGGTGCCCCATTCCGGCGTCGGCGGCTGCGCGCCGAGGCCGATGAAGCCAAGCGCGGCGGCGTCGAGAATGGCGGTGGAGATACCGAGCGTCGCCTGCACGATCAAAGGCGCGGCGCAGTTCGGCAGGATTTCCTTGACGATGATCCGCAGGTTGCTGGCGCCGGTCAGCCGTGCGGCCGTGACATAGTCTTTGGCAGTTTCCGAGATCACGGTGGCGCGCACAATGCGCACGTAGTGCGGCAGCAGCACAATGGCGACCGCGATCAACGCGTTGACGATACCCGGACCCAGAATGGCGACGATGATGATGGCGAGCAGCAAAGTCGGCAACGTCAGCAGGATGTCCATCGCACGCATGATGACGATCTCGACGATGCCGCGGAAAAAGCCGGCGATCAGACCGAGAATGGTGCCGACAGTCACCGACAGCGCCACCACGGCGAAGCCGATCAATAGCGACAGACGCGCGCCATAGATGAGCCGCGAGAGCATATCGCGGCCGATGGCGTCGGTGCCGAGCCAGTAGCCCGGCACACCGCCGGCCTGCCACACCGGCGGCTTGAGGAAGACCTGGGTATTGGTCTGGATCGGCGAGAACGGCGCGATGAACTCGGCGAACAGTCCGAGTATCGCCAGCACGACGATAACGCCGAGTCCAATCACCGCGCCGCGATTGGCGCTGAAATAGGAGACGAACTCCACAAAGGGGTGCGGCGGGCCGGCATGGGCGGTGTGCGTCTTCGGCGCGGTGGTGGCGTTCGTCATCGCTGGTGCCTGATGCGCGGGTTGATCAGGCCATAGGTCATGTCGACCAGAAGGTTGATCGACATGATGATCGAGCCGATGAGCAGCGTGCCGCCCTGCAGCACCGGATAGTCGCGCCGGGCAATGCCGTTGATCAGCCACGAGCCGACGCCGGGCCAGGAGAAGATGGTCTCGGTGAGGATCGCGCCGGTGAACAGCACGCCGACCTGCAGACCGATCACGGTGACGATCGGAATCAGCGCGTTGCGAAAGGCATGGACCGTGACGACACGGAAGTTCGACAGGCCCTTGGCGCGGGCGGTGCGGATGTAGTCTTCACCCAGCACTTCGAGCATGGCCGAGCGCGTCATGCGCGCGATGACGGCGAGCGGCACGGTGCCGAGCACGATGGCCGGCAGGATCAAATGCGACACCGCCGAGCGGAAGGCGTCGACATCGCCGGCCAGCAACGTGTCGATGAGCAGAAAGCCGGTTCTGGTCTCGACGAAATAGAGCACTGCGATGCGGCCCGACACCGGCGTCCAGCCGAGTTGCACCGAGAACAACAGGATCAGCAGCAGACCCCACCAGAAGATCGGCATCGAATAGCCGGTCAATGACAGGCCCATGATGCCCTGATCGAAGATCGAATTGCGCTTCACGGCAGCAAGGATACCGGCGGGAATTCCGATCAGCAGGGCGAAGGCGATGGCGCACAACGACAATTCGACCGTCGCCGGAAACAAAGCGAGGAATTCCTCGATCACCGGCTTGTGCGAGACGATGGAGCGGCCGAGATCGCCCTGCGCCAGGCGCAGGAGATAATAGCCGTATTGCACGATGACCGGCCGGTCGAGGCCGTATTCATGACGAAGGCGGGCGTGCTCTGCGGCGTCGATGCCGCGTTCGCCGGCCATCGTCTCAATGGGGTCGCCGGGAATCAGGCGGACGAGGACAAAGACCAGCAAGGTGATGCCGATGAAGGTCGGGATCACCAGACTGACGCGCGTGAATAAAAAACGGAGCATGGCGGGAAGGCGGAGCGGCCGGTCGGGCCGCTCCGCCCTTGAGCCGTTTACTTCAGATCAACGCCGTAGAAGGTGTGACGCCCGAAGGGCGACAGCTTGAAGTCCACCACCTCTTTGCGCACCGGCTTGAGCTGCACCGAGTGCGCAATGGTGAACCACGGCGCCTGCTGCTTGAAGATCACCTGCGCCTGCTCGTAGAGCTTGGTGCGTTCGCCCTGATCGCTGACCGACTTCGCCTTGATCACGAGGTCTTCGAAGGGCTGGTAGCAGAACTTGGCGATGTTCGAGCCGTTGCCCTTGGCCGACGAGCAGCCGAGCAAGGTGTTGAGGAAGTTGTCCGGATCGCCGTTGTCGCCGGTCCAGCCGAGCTGCGCCATCTGGTGCTCGCCCGCCTGCGCGCGCTTGCGGTACTCGCCCCATTCGAAGCTCTTGATCTCGGCCTTGACGCCGATCTTGGCGAGGTCGGCCTGCATCAGCTCGGCGATACGCTTGGCGTTCGGGTTATACGGACGCTGCACCGGCATCGCCCACAGATCGGTCTCGAACCCGTTCGGGAAGCCGGCCTCCGCGAGCAGCTTCTTGGCGGCTTCCGGATCGTAGGGATCGTCCTTGATCGACGTGTTGTAGGACCACATCGTCGGCGGGATCGGGTTGATGGCCGGCACGCCGCTCGACAGGAACACCGCGTCGACGATGGCCTTCTTGTTCATCGCCATGTTCAGGGCTTTGCGCACGCGCACGTCGTCGAACGGCTTCTTGGTGGTGTTGTAGGCGAGATAGCCGATGTTCAGACCAGGCTGCTCGAGGATGGTGACGTTCGCATCCTTGCGAATGGCGTCGAGGTCGGCCGGATTCGGATAGGGCATGACATGGCATTCGCCCTTCTGCAGCTTGGCCCAGCGCACCGACGCATCCGGCGTGATCGAGAAGATCAGATCGTCGATCTTGGCCTTGCCGCCCCAAAACTGCGGGAACGCCTTGTAACGGATGATGGCGTCCTTCTGGTACTGCACCAGATAGAAAGGACCCGAGCCGATCGGCTCCTGGTCAACCTTCTCCGGCGTGCCGGCCTTCAGCATCGCATCGGCATATTCCTTCGACTGCACGCCGGCATATTCCATGGCGAGGTCGGACAGGAACGGTGCTTCCGGCGCATTCAGCGTCACCTTGACGGTGTAGTCGTCGACCTTCTCCACGGACTTGAGCAGCTTCGGCATGCCCATGTCGTTGAAGTAGGAGTGGTTGGAGCTGGTCACCTTGAAATACGGGTTCGACTCCTTCCACTGCCGTTCGAACATGAACAGGATATCGTCGGCGTTCATGTCGCGCGTCGGTTTGTAATTGGCGTTGGAGTGCCACTTCACACCCTTGCGCAGATGGAAGGTGTAGACGGTGCCGTCAGCGGAGATATCCCACTTTTCGGCGAGGCCCGGGATGACCTTGGTGGTGCCGCGCTCGAAATCGACCACGCGGCTGTAGATCTGGCTGTTGGCATCGAACGATGTGCCGGTGGTGTTGATGCCGGGATAGAAATTCTCCGGGCTGCCCTCCGAGCAGAAGACGAGCGTCTTGGCTGACAGCGGCGTAGCAAACAGCGTCGCTGTGATAGCAAGCGCAGACAGTGTGCGAATGTGTGGCATGGATCCCTCTCAAGGGCCGGGGAGGCGCCCCTCTGCGTCTCTAATCCCAGCCCACTGAAGGGAAATGCTAGCCCAAGGTTTCAGTGCCGTCACGTTAAGGCGTAGAAAACAACCTTGGCCTATTGGCCAATAGCCTGCGGCCGCGGAATACCTTGAAGCGATTGGTTCCCGGATCGCCTGTGGCGGCGGGGTGCGCCCGGCGGGGTTCAGAAGTCCAGCGGCGCGTTGTCGACGACTTCTTTCATCACGAAAAAGGTCCGGGTCTGCCGGACGCCCGGCATGGCGATCAGTCTTTCGCCATGCAGCTTGTTGAAGTCGGCGATGTCACGGATGCGAATTTTCAGAAAATAATCGAAATCACCGGCAACGAGGTGACAGTCGAGGATGAACGGCATCTTCCGCGCCGCCGCCTCGAAGGCGCCGAAGCTTTCCGGCGTCGAGCGATCAAGCACCACGCCGACAATGACAAGGGTTCCGCGCTCCACCTTGGACGGCGCGACCTGACCCCGGAAGTTCAGCAGATAGCCGTCGGCGATCAGCCGTTGCACCCGGCGGTGGCAGGTGGCCGCGCTGGTATGGGTGCGCGCGGCCAGTTCGGCATTGGAGATGCGACCGTCGGTCTGCAGCAGCTTGAGGATGCGGCGATCGACGCGGTCGAGATCGTCGGTCGTGGTGGCAGGGTCCTTCATCGCCATATCCAGGGTCTCGCGCGTGCTTGACGCTCGTCTCGGCGGCGCACCGGCCCTCAGCCGCTGCAATTACACCTATCGCAATGGCTGAACCGCGACAACGCGCCGGCGGCCGAGCCGGCCCGCGCGTGAAACATCTACTGGATAAGGGGAAATTGGTGGAGCCAGGCGGGATCGAACCGCCGACCTCCTGCATGCCATGCAGGCGCTCTCCCAGCTGAGCTATGGCCCCGTAACGGGAGGAGATGACTAGTCGGAAACGGGAGAAAAAGCAAAGGGTCCGATTAGTCCAGGCAACAGACCGGTCTTGCCGGTCTTATTGTTCCTCTTCCTTCTCGATGCCGTCGCCGATGATATCGGTGACGTCGTCATCGCCTTCTTCCTCTTCCTGGATGAAGGCATCGTCGTCAAGACCCTCGTCGTCGGCCTCGATTTCGTCTTCCTCGGCGACGATTTCGCCCTTCTTCTTGGGCTTACCCTTCTGCTCGTTGTCGGCGTCCTCGAGCGAGACGAATTCGGCGTCTGCGGTCTCCGGAACGATCGACTCGACCTCCTGCGCCTGAGCGGGGCGAGCGGCCTCGGGGCGTCCGCGCGACTGCGGCGGCGCGACGATGGGAACGATCTTGCCCGTGTAGGGCGAAATCACCGGCGACTTGCCCATGTCGTAAAATTTACGACCGGTATCCGGGCAGATGCGCTTGGTGCCGAGTTCGGTTTTGGCCACGTTCGAGCGTCCTAAGAAATGCCGTTGAAAATCATGGGTCGGATTGGCGCTTCACTTGGCTAGTTGCGAGGCCACTGTCAATAGCGGGAAACGGGCCGGAATTGGGCGGATGCCCCTGCAGGGTGACGCCAGGTTCGCCTGCATGGTAGACGGCGCCACGATTGCCCTTTTCGACGCGCGTTAAAGGATACCCAGCCTTGAGCGAGGCCTCCCTCACCCCCCTTTCCGCCCGTTCCGGTGGGCCCCTGACCGGCCGCCTCCGGGTGCCAGGCGACAAGTCGATTTCCCACCGGGCATTGATTCTCGGCGCGATGACGGTCGGCGAAACCACCATTTCCGGGCTTCTGGAGGGCGAGGACGTCCTGAACACCGCCGGTGCCATGCGGGCGCTGGGCGCCAAGGTCGAGAACCTCGGCGGTGGTACCTGGCGTATCCACGGCGTCGGCGTCGGCGGTTTTGCGGCACCAGCCGCGCCGCTCGATTTCGGCAATTCCGGCACCGGCTGCCGGCTGGTGATGGGCGCGGTGGCCGGCTGCCCGGTTACGGCGATCTTCGACGGCGATGCCTCCTTGCGAAAACGGCCGATGCGGCGAATCCTCGATCCGCTTGAGAAAATGGGTGCTCGCGTCCTGGATCAGGCCGAAGGCGGCCGTCTGCCGATGACACTTCGCGGCGCGACCGACCCGCTGCCGATCGAATACGAGACCCCGGTGGCCTCGGCGCAGATCAAGTCGGCCGTGCTGCTCGCCGGGCTGGCGGCGCCGGGCGAAACGATCGTCATCGAGCAGGAGGCCTCGCGCGACCATACCGAAAAGATGCTCAAGCATTTCGGCGCGAAGATCGTCAGCAAGCCGCATGGCGACCACGGCCGCCGCATCGTGCTGCAGGGTCAGCCCGAGCTTGAGCCCGCAAATGTCGCGGTGCCGGCCGATCCGTCCTCGGCGGCGTTTCCGCTGGTCGGGGCGCTGATCGTGCCGGACTCGGAGATCATCCTCGACGGTGTGATGCTCAACCCGTTGCGCACCGGACTGTTTACCACGTTGCGCGAAATGGGCGCCAAGATCGCCGAAGAGAACAAGCGCGACGACGGCGGCGAGGATGTCGCCGATCTGCGCGTGAGCTTTTCCGCGCTCAAGGGCGTCGATGTGCCGGCGGCCCGCGCGCCGTCGATGATCGACGAATATCTCATTCTCGCGGTGGCCGCGGCTTTCGCCGAGGGCGTAACGCGCATGCGCGGGCTCAAGGAATTGCGCGTCAAGGAAAGCGATCGCCTGGAAGCGACCGCCGACATGCTGCGCGTCAATGGCGTCAAGATCGAGATCGAGGACGACGATCTGATCGTGCATGGCATGGGCACGAACGGTGTGCCGGGCGGCGGCGAGGTGAAGACGCATATGGACCACCGCATCGCCATGTCGGCGCTGATGATGGGCCTGGCGTCAAAAGAGCCCGTCCGTATTGACGATTCGGCCTTTATCGCCACCAGCTTCCCGGGCTTCGTCGATCTGATGAAGGGCCTGGGAGCGGAGTTGTCGTGATCATCGCCATCGACGGGCCGGCCGCGTCCGGCAAGGGCACGATCGGCAAGCGCCTTGCCGCGCATTACGGCCTGCGTCATCTCGACACCGGTCTGCTCTATCGCGCCGTCGGCAAGTCCGTGCTCGATGCCGGCAAGACGCCGGACGACAGAAAAGCGGCCATCGCCGCCGCGCAATCGCTCGACCTCACGCGTTTCGATGAAGCGACGCTGAAAGGTGCGGAAGCCGGCGAAGCCGCTTCGCATGTTTCGGCAATTCCAGAAGTGCGCGCGGCGCTGGTCAATTATCAGCGCGCGTTTGCTGCGGAAAAGCCCGGCGCCGTGCTCGATGGTCGCGACATCGGCACCGTGATCTGTCCCGATGCTGACGTGAAGATCTTTGTCACCGCGGCGCCGGAAGTGCGCGCGACGAGGCGCGGCAATGAATATCGCGCCGCCGGCAAGGCGGTCGACGACGCCACGGTGCTTGCCGACATCCGCAAGCGCGACGAGCGCGACTCCTCGCGGGCCGCATCGCCGCTGCGCCAGGCCGACGATGCCGTGCTGCTCGACACCACGGCGATGGGCGTCGAGGAGGCGGTGGCCGCGGCGATTCGGATCGTGGAAGCGCGCCGGCGCGGCTAAGCTGCTGAAATCGCGATGCTATCCTGGAATCCGGTCCGCCCGGCGCGGCGCCGCCGAGTCGATTTCTCAAGCTTTAGAAACACTTATGACTTGCCGGCCCGGCCTGCCTTCGCTATATCCGCGCGCATCCGGGCCGCTTCAATTCAGGCGTTGAAGCAACCCGAGCGGGCCGAGGAGCGACACCAAACCGCCCCTCGCTGTTGGAGGACAAAAGCCCCGCTCGTGTTTCGGCGTTAAGCGTGCCCCGAACATCGATCCATCGTTCCGACCGTACGGCATGAGCGCCGGCTGTCCGTCTTCGCGCGGATAGTCGCCGAACGTCGTGCACAGACATTCGGCCCGTGCGGGCGGAACGCCAT
Proteins encoded:
- a CDS encoding ABC transporter substrate-binding protein, yielding MPHIRTLSALAITATLFATPLSAKTLVFCSEGSPENFYPGINTTGTSFDANSQIYSRVVDFERGTTKVIPGLAEKWDISADGTVYTFHLRKGVKWHSNANYKPTRDMNADDILFMFERQWKESNPYFKVTSSNHSYFNDMGMPKLLKSVEKVDDYTVKVTLNAPEAPFLSDLAMEYAGVQSKEYADAMLKAGTPEKVDQEPIGSGPFYLVQYQKDAIIRYKAFPQFWGGKAKIDDLIFSITPDASVRWAKLQKGECHVMPYPNPADLDAIRKDANVTILEQPGLNIGYLAYNTTKKPFDDVRVRKALNMAMNKKAIVDAVFLSSGVPAINPIPPTMWSYNTSIKDDPYDPEAAKKLLAEAGFPNGFETDLWAMPVQRPYNPNAKRIAELMQADLAKIGVKAEIKSFEWGEYRKRAQAGEHQMAQLGWTGDNGDPDNFLNTLLGCSSAKGNGSNIAKFCYQPFEDLVIKAKSVSDQGERTKLYEQAQVIFKQQAPWFTIAHSVQLKPVRKEVVDFKLSPFGRHTFYGVDLK
- the cmk gene encoding (d)CMP kinase, which encodes MIIAIDGPAASGKGTIGKRLAAHYGLRHLDTGLLYRAVGKSVLDAGKTPDDRKAAIAAAQSLDLTRFDEATLKGAEAGEAASHVSAIPEVRAALVNYQRAFAAEKPGAVLDGRDIGTVICPDADVKIFVTAAPEVRATRRGNEYRAAGKAVDDATVLADIRKRDERDSSRAASPLRQADDAVLLDTTAMGVEEAVAAAIRIVEARRRG
- a CDS encoding TIGR02300 family protein; amino-acid sequence: MAKTELGTKRICPDTGRKFYDMGKSPVISPYTGKIVPIVAPPQSRGRPEAARPAQAQEVESIVPETADAEFVSLEDADNEQKGKPKKKGEIVAEEDEIEADDEGLDDDAFIQEEEEGDDDVTDIIGDGIEKEEEQ
- a CDS encoding ABC transporter permease subunit, encoding MTNATTAPKTHTAHAGPPHPFVEFVSYFSANRGAVIGLGVIVVLAILGLFAEFIAPFSPIQTNTQVFLKPPVWQAGGVPGYWLGTDAIGRDMLSRLIYGARLSLLIGFAVVALSVTVGTILGLIAGFFRGIVEIVIMRAMDILLTLPTLLLAIIIVAILGPGIVNALIAVAIVLLPHYVRIVRATVISETAKDYVTAARLTGASNLRIIVKEILPNCAAPLIVQATLGISTAILDAAALGFIGLGAQPPTPEWGTMLADAREFVLRAWWVVTFPGIMILITVLAFNLLGDGLRDALDPKLKR
- a CDS encoding Lrp/AsnC family transcriptional regulator, which codes for MKDPATTTDDLDRVDRRILKLLQTDGRISNAELAARTHTSAATCHRRVQRLIADGYLLNFRGQVAPSKVERGTLVIVGVVLDRSTPESFGAFEAAARKMPFILDCHLVAGDFDYFLKIRIRDIADFNKLHGERLIAMPGVRQTRTFFVMKEVVDNAPLDF
- the aroA gene encoding 3-phosphoshikimate 1-carboxyvinyltransferase yields the protein MSEASLTPLSARSGGPLTGRLRVPGDKSISHRALILGAMTVGETTISGLLEGEDVLNTAGAMRALGAKVENLGGGTWRIHGVGVGGFAAPAAPLDFGNSGTGCRLVMGAVAGCPVTAIFDGDASLRKRPMRRILDPLEKMGARVLDQAEGGRLPMTLRGATDPLPIEYETPVASAQIKSAVLLAGLAAPGETIVIEQEASRDHTEKMLKHFGAKIVSKPHGDHGRRIVLQGQPELEPANVAVPADPSSAAFPLVGALIVPDSEIILDGVMLNPLRTGLFTTLREMGAKIAEENKRDDGGEDVADLRVSFSALKGVDVPAARAPSMIDEYLILAVAAAFAEGVTRMRGLKELRVKESDRLEATADMLRVNGVKIEIEDDDLIVHGMGTNGVPGGGEVKTHMDHRIAMSALMMGLASKEPVRIDDSAFIATSFPGFVDLMKGLGAELS
- a CDS encoding ABC transporter permease subunit produces the protein MLRFLFTRVSLVIPTFIGITLLVFVLVRLIPGDPIETMAGERGIDAAEHARLRHEYGLDRPVIVQYGYYLLRLAQGDLGRSIVSHKPVIEEFLALFPATVELSLCAIAFALLIGIPAGILAAVKRNSIFDQGIMGLSLTGYSMPIFWWGLLLILLFSVQLGWTPVSGRIAVLYFVETRTGFLLIDTLLAGDVDAFRSAVSHLILPAIVLGTVPLAVIARMTRSAMLEVLGEDYIRTARAKGLSNFRVVTVHAFRNALIPIVTVIGLQVGVLFTGAILTETIFSWPGVGSWLINGIARRDYPVLQGGTLLIGSIIMSINLLVDMTYGLINPRIRHQR